The Tistrella mobilis genome window below encodes:
- the gltB gene encoding glutamate synthase large subunit, translating into MSEIIRETAETFVAAWAANKAKLEAAHAYNPADEHDACGVGLVASIDGTPQRRVVEAGITALSNLMHRGAVDADGKTGDGAGIHLQIPKDFFREHIERTGHRMAEGSELAVGQVFLPRNDFGAQELCRTIVESEILELGYTIYGWRQVPVNTRAIGEKAAATRPEIEQIMIANDKGNGTVAFERDLYLIRRRIEKKVREASVADFYMCSLSSRSIIYKGMFLGEQLTVFYPDLLDERFVSNFVVYHQRYSTNTFPTWSLAQPFRMLAHNGEINTVRGNSNWMKSHETLMVSEVFGPAGEDIKPLIPQGSSDSGALDAVFEALCHAGRSAPLVKLMLVPPAWSKVPDVPEAHRSLYAYLNTVMEPWDGPAALAVYDGRWIAAGMDRNGLRPMRYAITADGLLVVGSEAGMVPLTDQDVIEKGRVGPGEILGVDLQEGKLYHDRALKDLLAAEHDYASWAGKTTRLGALIDQVPAPQPRFNADELRRRQLAVGLTIEDLELILHPMVEEGKEAVGSMGDDAPIAVLSSHYRGLHNFFRQEFSQVTNPPIDPLREEMVMTLDTRLGNLGNVFAQDESQMKILLLDSPVVTNRAYAAMRRYMKDRAVEIDCTMPAGAGEGVLKKALERIRREAEDAVRGGAEHIILTDERLDETNVAVPMILAAGGVHTHLVKQKLRTFCSVNVRSAECLDVQYMAVLVGVGATTINAYLAEETIYDRHRRGLFGDLTVDEAVSNFKHAADLGLLKVLSKMGISVISSYRGAYNFEAVGLSRSLVAEFFPGMSSRVSGIGLAGIERKTIRQHERGFQGGASILPIGGFYRYRAKGEAHGHDGRLIHMLQTAVASDSYTLYKKYAEGVRALPPIHLRDLLDFKTNRKPVPVDEVESITSIRKRFETPAMSLGALSAEAHETLTIAMNRIGAHSNSGEGGESRDRFQPRPNGDNANSGTKQVASGRFGVTTEYLNNCREIQIKVAQGAKPGEGGQLPGFKVTVEIAKLRHSTPGVMLISPPPHHDIYSIEDLAQLIYDLKQVNPDAEVSVKLVARSGIGTIAAGVAKANADVIVISGHNGGTGASPQTSIKYAGVPWEMGLSEANQVLTLNRLRHRVRLRTDGGLKTGRDVVIAAMLGAEEFGIGTTSLVAMGCIMVRQCHSNTCPVGVCTQDPALRAKFDGTPEKVVNLFTFISEEVREILAQLGARSLNEIIGRSDLLSQVSRGSAHLDDLDLNPILAQADPGDLPRYFSLSGRNPVPDTLDAQMIVDAAPALNEGEKMQLTYNVRNTHRSVGTRLSSKIVRRFGMDGLQPGHITVRLRGSAGQSLGAFAVQGLKLEVIGDSNDYVGKGLSGGSIVVRPPFVTTRKSNENVIIGNTVLYGATSGELFAAGQAGERFCVRNSGAQAVVEGCGANGCEYMTGGTVVILGKVGHNFGAGMTGGMAFILDSDGSFERRVNPETLVWQRIATPHWEAVLRGLIERHVDETKSAFAQNLLDDWDRTLDRIWQVVPKEMVSRLEHPLNPEEVAAVTA; encoded by the coding sequence ATGTCCGAGATCATCCGCGAGACGGCCGAGACCTTCGTTGCCGCCTGGGCTGCCAACAAGGCCAAGCTGGAAGCCGCCCATGCCTATAACCCGGCCGACGAGCACGACGCCTGCGGCGTCGGCCTCGTCGCCTCGATCGACGGCACGCCCCAGCGGCGGGTCGTCGAGGCCGGCATCACCGCGCTTTCCAACCTGATGCACCGCGGTGCGGTCGACGCCGACGGCAAGACCGGCGACGGCGCCGGCATCCATCTGCAGATCCCCAAGGACTTCTTCCGCGAGCATATCGAGCGCACCGGCCACCGCATGGCCGAGGGCAGCGAGCTGGCCGTGGGGCAGGTCTTCCTGCCGCGCAACGATTTCGGCGCCCAGGAGCTGTGCCGCACGATCGTCGAGAGCGAGATCCTTGAACTCGGCTACACGATCTATGGCTGGCGCCAGGTGCCGGTGAACACCCGGGCGATCGGCGAGAAGGCCGCGGCGACGCGGCCCGAGATCGAGCAGATCATGATCGCCAACGACAAGGGCAACGGCACCGTCGCCTTCGAGCGCGATCTCTATCTCATCCGTCGCCGGATCGAGAAGAAGGTCCGCGAGGCGAGCGTCGCCGACTTCTACATGTGCTCGCTGTCCAGCCGCTCGATCATCTACAAGGGCATGTTCCTGGGCGAGCAGCTGACGGTGTTCTATCCCGACCTGCTCGACGAGCGGTTCGTGTCGAACTTCGTCGTCTACCATCAGCGCTATTCGACCAACACCTTCCCGACCTGGTCGCTGGCCCAGCCCTTCCGGATGCTCGCCCATAACGGTGAGATCAACACCGTGCGCGGCAACAGCAACTGGATGAAGAGCCACGAGACCCTGATGGTCTCGGAGGTCTTCGGGCCGGCGGGCGAGGACATCAAGCCGCTGATCCCGCAGGGCAGCTCCGACTCGGGCGCACTCGATGCGGTGTTTGAGGCGCTGTGCCATGCCGGCCGTTCGGCGCCGCTGGTGAAGCTGATGCTGGTGCCGCCGGCGTGGTCGAAGGTGCCGGACGTGCCGGAGGCGCACCGTTCGCTTTACGCCTATCTGAACACGGTCATGGAGCCCTGGGACGGCCCGGCGGCGCTGGCGGTCTATGACGGTCGCTGGATCGCGGCGGGCATGGACCGCAACGGTCTGCGCCCGATGCGCTATGCCATCACCGCCGACGGCCTGCTGGTCGTGGGGTCGGAAGCCGGTATGGTGCCGCTGACCGATCAGGACGTGATCGAGAAGGGGCGGGTCGGCCCGGGCGAGATCCTGGGTGTCGACCTCCAGGAGGGTAAGCTCTACCACGACCGCGCGCTCAAGGACCTGCTCGCGGCGGAGCATGACTATGCCTCCTGGGCGGGCAAGACCACCCGGCTCGGCGCGCTGATCGATCAGGTGCCCGCACCCCAGCCGCGCTTCAACGCCGACGAGCTTCGCCGGCGTCAGCTGGCCGTCGGCCTGACCATCGAGGACCTGGAGCTCATCCTTCATCCCATGGTGGAAGAGGGCAAGGAAGCCGTGGGCTCGATGGGCGACGACGCGCCGATCGCGGTGCTCTCCAGCCATTATCGCGGCCTGCACAACTTCTTCCGGCAGGAATTCAGCCAGGTGACCAACCCGCCGATCGACCCGCTCCGCGAGGAGATGGTCATGACGCTGGATACCCGCCTCGGCAACCTGGGCAACGTCTTCGCCCAGGACGAGAGCCAGATGAAGATCCTGCTGCTCGACAGCCCGGTCGTGACCAACCGCGCCTATGCCGCCATGCGCCGCTACATGAAGGATCGTGCGGTCGAGATCGACTGCACCATGCCGGCCGGTGCGGGCGAGGGCGTGCTGAAGAAGGCGCTGGAGCGGATCCGTCGCGAGGCGGAGGATGCCGTGCGCGGCGGTGCCGAGCACATCATCCTGACCGACGAGCGGCTGGACGAGACCAATGTCGCCGTGCCGATGATCCTGGCGGCGGGCGGTGTGCACACCCATCTGGTGAAGCAGAAGCTGCGCACCTTCTGCTCGGTCAACGTCCGCTCGGCCGAATGCCTCGATGTGCAGTACATGGCGGTGCTGGTCGGTGTCGGCGCCACCACGATCAACGCCTATCTGGCCGAGGAGACGATCTATGATCGTCATCGCCGCGGCCTGTTCGGCGATCTGACGGTCGACGAGGCGGTGTCGAACTTCAAGCACGCCGCCGATCTGGGCCTGCTCAAGGTGCTCTCGAAGATGGGCATCTCGGTGATCAGCAGCTATCGCGGCGCCTACAACTTCGAGGCGGTGGGCCTGTCGCGGTCGCTGGTGGCCGAGTTCTTCCCCGGCATGTCGTCGCGTGTCTCGGGCATCGGCCTCGCCGGTATCGAGCGCAAGACCATCCGCCAGCACGAGCGCGGCTTCCAGGGTGGCGCCTCGATCCTGCCGATCGGCGGCTTCTACCGCTACCGGGCGAAGGGTGAGGCGCATGGCCATGACGGCCGGCTGATCCACATGCTTCAGACGGCCGTCGCCAGCGACAGCTACACCCTCTACAAGAAGTATGCCGAGGGTGTGCGGGCGCTGCCGCCGATCCATCTGCGCGACCTGCTGGACTTCAAGACCAACCGCAAGCCGGTGCCGGTCGACGAGGTCGAGAGCATCACCTCGATCCGCAAGCGGTTCGAGACCCCGGCCATGTCGCTGGGCGCGCTGAGTGCGGAAGCGCACGAGACGCTGACCATCGCGATGAACCGGATCGGTGCGCATTCGAACTCGGGCGAGGGCGGCGAGAGCCGCGATCGCTTCCAGCCGCGTCCGAACGGGGACAACGCCAACTCCGGCACCAAGCAGGTCGCCTCGGGCCGCTTCGGCGTGACAACCGAGTACCTGAACAACTGCCGCGAGATCCAGATCAAGGTGGCGCAGGGTGCCAAGCCCGGTGAAGGCGGGCAGCTGCCCGGCTTCAAGGTGACGGTCGAGATCGCGAAGCTCCGGCATTCGACGCCGGGCGTGATGCTGATCTCGCCCCCGCCGCACCACGACATCTATTCGATCGAAGATCTGGCGCAGCTGATCTACGACCTGAAGCAGGTCAACCCCGATGCCGAGGTCTCGGTGAAGCTGGTCGCCCGCTCGGGCATCGGCACCATCGCGGCCGGCGTCGCCAAGGCCAATGCCGACGTGATCGTGATCTCGGGCCATAACGGCGGCACCGGCGCCAGCCCGCAGACCTCGATCAAATATGCCGGCGTGCCCTGGGAGATGGGCCTGTCCGAAGCCAACCAGGTGCTGACGCTCAACCGTCTGCGCCACCGGGTGCGGCTGCGTACCGACGGCGGCCTGAAGACCGGCCGCGACGTCGTCATCGCCGCCATGCTCGGTGCCGAGGAATTCGGCATCGGCACCACCTCGCTGGTGGCGATGGGCTGCATCATGGTCCGTCAGTGCCACAGCAACACCTGCCCGGTGGGCGTGTGCACCCAGGATCCGGCGCTGCGTGCCAAGTTCGACGGCACGCCCGAGAAGGTGGTGAACCTGTTCACCTTCATCTCGGAAGAGGTGCGCGAGATCCTGGCCCAGCTCGGTGCCCGGTCGCTGAACGAGATCATCGGCCGGTCGGACCTGCTGTCGCAGGTCAGCCGCGGCAGCGCGCATCTGGACGATCTGGACCTGAACCCGATCCTGGCCCAGGCCGATCCGGGCGATCTGCCCCGCTACTTCTCGCTGTCGGGCCGCAATCCGGTCCCCGACACCCTCGACGCGCAGATGATCGTTGACGCGGCGCCGGCCCTCAACGAGGGCGAGAAGATGCAGCTGACCTACAATGTGCGCAACACGCACCGGTCGGTGGGCACGCGTCTGTCGTCCAAGATCGTCCGCCGCTTCGGCATGGACGGGCTGCAGCCGGGGCACATCACCGTGCGTCTGCGCGGCTCGGCCGGCCAGTCGCTCGGCGCCTTCGCGGTGCAGGGCCTGAAGCTGGAGGTGATCGGCGACTCGAACGACTATGTCGGCAAGGGCCTGTCGGGCGGCAGCATCGTGGTGCGTCCGCCCTTCGTGACCACGCGCAAGAGCAACGAGAACGTCATCATCGGCAACACCGTGCTCTATGGTGCGACCTCGGGCGAGCTGTTCGCGGCCGGCCAG
- a CDS encoding NAD(P)-dependent oxidoreductase — MARKLMQFTRIEQKMPEKRTAQTRAKDFGEIYAGFAPEQAATQASRCSQCGIPFCQVHCPLQNNIPDWLKLTAEGRLEEAYTISSATNTFPEICGRICPQDRLCEGNCVIEKGFNSVTIGSVEKYITETAFENGWVKAPKPERELGLSIGIVGAGPAGLAAAEMLRRRGYEIHVYDRYDRVGGLLIYGIPNFKLDKQVVLRRWKLLEEGGIKFHLGVDIGRDVTIEELRQRHEAVLIATGVYQSREIKVPGVGLQGVEKALDFLTASDRLNLGDALSDEMQARFSAKGKNVVVVGGGDTAMDCVRTSIRQGAQSVTCLYRRNRQNMPGSQREVANATEEGVTFEWLSNPEAFLGNEKVEAVRAVRMRLGAPDPSGRQSPVVVEGSQFTLKADLVIKALGFDPEDLPVLFHCPDLVTTRWGTLKTDIRTFMTSVDGVFAAGDIVRGASLVVWAIRDGRDAAEQIDRYVRNRITAAEQSAAAS; from the coding sequence ATGGCGCGCAAGCTGATGCAGTTCACCCGTATCGAGCAGAAGATGCCCGAGAAGCGAACCGCTCAAACCCGCGCCAAAGATTTCGGCGAGATCTATGCGGGGTTTGCGCCGGAACAGGCGGCCACCCAGGCCTCGCGCTGCTCCCAGTGCGGCATTCCGTTCTGCCAGGTGCATTGCCCGCTGCAGAACAACATCCCCGACTGGCTGAAGCTGACCGCCGAAGGCCGGCTGGAAGAGGCCTATACCATCTCGTCGGCGACCAACACCTTCCCCGAGATCTGCGGCCGCATCTGCCCGCAGGATCGTCTGTGCGAGGGCAACTGCGTCATCGAGAAGGGCTTCAACTCGGTGACCATCGGGTCGGTGGAGAAGTACATCACCGAGACCGCCTTCGAGAACGGCTGGGTCAAGGCGCCGAAGCCGGAGCGCGAACTGGGCCTGTCGATCGGCATCGTGGGCGCCGGGCCGGCCGGCCTTGCGGCGGCCGAAATGCTGCGCCGCCGGGGCTATGAAATTCATGTCTATGATCGCTACGACCGCGTCGGCGGGCTGCTGATCTATGGCATCCCCAATTTCAAGCTCGACAAGCAGGTCGTGCTGCGCCGCTGGAAGCTGCTTGAAGAGGGTGGGATCAAGTTCCACCTTGGCGTCGATATCGGTCGCGACGTGACGATCGAGGAGCTGCGCCAGCGTCACGAGGCGGTGCTGATCGCGACCGGCGTTTATCAGTCGCGTGAGATCAAGGTGCCGGGCGTGGGGCTTCAGGGTGTCGAGAAGGCGCTCGACTTCCTGACGGCGTCGGACCGGCTCAATCTGGGCGATGCGCTGTCCGACGAGATGCAGGCGCGGTTCTCGGCCAAGGGCAAGAACGTGGTCGTGGTCGGCGGCGGCGACACCGCCATGGACTGCGTGCGCACCTCGATCCGTCAGGGCGCCCAGTCGGTGACCTGCCTCTATCGCCGCAACCGGCAGAACATGCCCGGCTCGCAGCGCGAGGTGGCGAATGCGACGGAAGAAGGCGTCACCTTCGAGTGGCTGTCCAACCCCGAAGCCTTCCTCGGTAACGAGAAGGTCGAGGCGGTGCGGGCCGTGCGCATGCGCCTGGGCGCACCCGATCCGTCGGGGCGTCAGTCGCCGGTGGTGGTCGAGGGCAGCCAGTTCACCCTGAAGGCCGACCTGGTGATCAAGGCGCTGGGCTTCGACCCTGAAGATCTGCCGGTGCTGTTCCACTGCCCCGATCTGGTGACCACCCGCTGGGGCACGCTCAAGACCGATATCCGCACCTTCATGACCAGCGTCGACGGCGTTTTCGCCGCCGGTGACATCGTTCGCGGTGCCTCGCTGGTCGTCTGGGCGATCCGCGACGGCCGCGACGCCGCCGAGCAGATCGACCGCTATGTCCGCAATCGCATCACCGCTGCCGAGCAGTCGGCGGCTGCCAGCTGA